In a single window of the Elaeis guineensis isolate ETL-2024a chromosome 4, EG11, whole genome shotgun sequence genome:
- the LOC105043605 gene encoding flavin-containing monooxygenase FMO GS-OX-like 4 produces the protein MPSSSPLAPSASFPPVIPRRVAVIGAGAGGLAAARELRREGHRVVVFERGGSVGGTWVYTSAVESDPLGLDPARKVVHSSLYDSLRTNLPRESMGFLDYPFVSRHRRGDGGGGGGEGDPRRFPGRREVLRYLEDFARDFDLYRLVRFWTEVGQVEREDDGRWAVRSRRVSGGDGGEESEVYDAVVICNGHFTEPRVAEIPGVDAWPGKQMHSHNYRVPEPFIDQVVVIIGSSASAHDISRDISSFAKEVHIASRSASDGTPTKLPGYGNVWLHSMVESAHEDGHVVFQDGSSVHVDVIMHCTGYRYHFPFLETNGIVNVDDNRVGPLYKHIFPPELAPCLSFIGIPWKVIPFPMFELQSKWVAGVLSGRIALPTQEEMMEDVKAFYLQMEVAGWPKRYTHNFSGLQFEYNDWLAHECGYPPMEGWRKQMYAATTANKIALPESYRDEWNDDHLVAEADRDFQKFL, from the exons ATGCCCTCCTCCTCGCCTCTCGCTCCCTCCGCTTCCTTTCCTCCGGTGATTCCCCGTCGCGTCGCTGTGATTGGCGCCGGCGCCGGCGGCCTCGCTGCCGCGCGTGAGCTCCGGCGGGAGGGCCACCGGGTCGTCGTCTTCGAGCGCGGCGGTTCGGTCGGTGGGACATGGGTCTACACCTCCGCCGTCGAGTCCGACCCCCTCGGCCTCGACCCCGCCCGCAAAGTCGTCCACTCCAGCCTCTACGACTCCCTCCGCACCAATCTCCCCCGCGAGTCCATGGGCTTCCTCGACTACCCCTTCGTCTCGCGCCACCGCCGCGgcgacggcggcggcggcgggggcGAAGGGGACCCCCGGCGGTTCCCCGGCCGCCGCGAGGTGCTTCGCTATTTGGAGGATTTTGCTCGGGATTTCGATCTATACCGGCTGGTCCGGTTCTGGACGGAGGTTGGCCAGGTGGAGAGGGAAGACGACGGGAGGTGGGCGGTGAGGTCAAGGAGGGTCAGCGGCGGCGACGGCGGTGAGGAGAGCGAAGTCTATGATGCGGTGGTCATTTGCAACGGCCACTTCACGGAGCCTCGGGTCGCCGAGATTCCTG GTGTTGATGCATGGCCTGGGAAGCAAATGCATAGCCACAACTATCGTGTCCCTGAGCCATTTATTGACCAA GTTGTTGTTATAATTGGGAGCTCAGCTAGTGCTCATGACATCTCAAGGGACATCTCCAGCTTTGCTAAAGAAGTTCATATTGCAAGTAGATCAGCATCTGATGGAACTCCCACTAAGCTGCCTGGCTATGGCAATGTGTGGCTTCATTCTATG GTAGAAAGTGCTCATGAAGATGGTCATGTGGTCTTTCAAGATGGCAGTTCAGTCCATGTTGATGTCATTATGCATTGTACTGG GTACAGgtatcattttcctttccttgagACCAATGGTATTGTGAACGTGGATGACAACCGTGTAGGGCCTCTCTACAAGCACATTTTCCCCCCAGAGCTGGCCCCATGCCTTTCCTTCATTGGAATACCTTGGAAG GTGATCCCTTTCCCCATGTTTGAACTGCAAAGCAAGTGGGTGGCTGGTGTTTTATCAGGACGGATTGCACTTCCAACGCAGGAGGAAATGATGGAAGATGTGAAAGCCTTTTACCTCCAAATGGAAGTTGCTGGATGGCCCAAAAGATACACACATAACTTCTCAGGACTTCAG TTTGAATACAACGACTGGCTTGCCCATGAATGCGGGTACCCTCCCATGGAAGGGTGGAGGAAGCAGATGTATGCGGCAACTACGGCGAACAAAATAGCCCTTCCAGAGAGCTATCGAGATGAATGGAATGATGATCATTTAGTTGCAGAAGCAGATAGAGATTTTCAAAAGTTTTTATGA
- the LOC105037607 gene encoding flavin-containing monooxygenase FMO GS-OX-like 4 codes for MTFVFCRLGVLTVFVAFVFRCKSWRQSSPALRDQGSVLFASLCLFVMPSSSPLPARHLSSTSLPPMIPRRVAVIGAGAAGLAAARELCREGHRVVVFERGGSVGGTWVYTSAVESDPLGLDPARKVVHSSLFDSLRTNLPRESMGFLDYPFVSLHRRGDGEGDPRRFPGHREVLRYLEDFARDFDLYGMVRFWTEVGQVEREEDGTWTVRSRRVSSGDGGEESEVYDAVVVCIGHYTEPRVAEIPGIDAWPGKQMHSHNYRVPEPFIDQVVVIIGSSSSANDISRDISSFAKEVHIATRSASDGTPSKPPSYGNVWLHSMVESAHEDGHVVFQDGSSVHVDVIMHCTGYRYHFPFLETNGVVNVDDNRVGPLYKHIFPPELAPCLSFIGIPWKVIPFPMFELQSKWVAGVLSGRIALPTQEEMMEDVKAFYLQTEAAGWPKRYTHNISKFWFEYNDWLAHECGYPPMEGWRKQMYVANRANRTAHPESYRDEWNDDRLVAEAGRDFQKFL; via the exons ATGACCTTCGTTTTTTGTCGCCTTGGTGTTTTAACTGTTTTTGTCGCCTTTGTGTTTAGATGCAAATCCTGGCGACAGTCATCGCCGGCGCTGAGAGATCAAGGTTCCGTCCTGTTCGCCTCTCTCTGTTTATTTGTCATGCCCTCCTCCTCGCCTCTCCCTGCCCGCCACCTCTCCTCCACCTCCCTCCCCCCGATGATCCCCCGTCGAGTCGCTGTAATTGGCGCCGGCGCCGCCGGCCTCGCCGCCGCGCGCGAGCTCTGTCGGGAGGGCCACCGCGTCGTCGTCTTCGAGCGCGGCGGTTCGGTCGGCGGAACATGGGTCTACACCTCCGCTGTCGAGTCCGACCCCCTCGGCCTCGACCCCGCCCGCAAAGTCGTCCACTCCAGCCTATTCGATTCCCTCCGCACCAATCTCCCCCGCGAGTCCATGGGCTTCCTCGACTACCCCTTCGTCTCCCTCCACCGCCGTGGCGATGGCGAAGGGGACCCCCGGCGGTTCCCCGGCCACCGCGAGGTGCTTCGCTATCTGGAGGATTTCGCTCGGGATTTCGATCTCTACGGGATGGTACGGTTCTGGACGGAGGTTGGCCAGGTGGAGAGGGAAGAGGATGGGACGTGGACAGTGAGGTCGAGGAGGGTCAGCAGCGGCGACGGCGGTGAGGAGAGCGAGGTCTATGATGCGGTGGTCGTTTGCATCGGCCACTACACAGAGCCTCGGGTCGCCGAGATTCCCG GTATTGATGCATGGCCTGGGAAGCAAATGCATAGCCACAACTATCGTGTCCCCGAGCCATTTATTGACCAA GTTGTTGTTATAATTGGGAGCTCATCTAGCGCTAATGACATCTCAAGGGACATCTCCAGCTTTGCTAAAGAAGTTCATATTGCAACTAGATCAGCATCTGATGGAACTCCCAGTAAGCCGCCTAGCTATGGCAATGTGTGGCTTCATTCTATG GTAGAAAGTGCTCATGAAGATGGTCATGTGGTCTTTCAAGATGGAAGTTCAGTCCATGTTGATGTCATTATGCATTGTACTGG GTACAGgtatcattttcctttccttgagACCAATGGTGTTGTGAACGTGGATGACAACCGTGTAGGGCCTCTCTACAAGCACATTTTCCCCCCAGAGCTGGCCCCATGCCTTTCCTTCATTGGAATACCTTGGAAG GTGATCCCTTTCCCCATGTTTGAACTGCAAAGCAAGTGGGTAGCAGGCGTTTTATCAGGACGGATTGCACTTCCAACGCAGGAGGAAATGATGGAAGATGTGAAAGCCTTTTACCTGCAAACGGAAGCTGCTGGATGGCCCAAAAGATACACACATAACATCTCGAAATTTTGG TTTGAATACAACGACTGGCTTGCCCATGAATGCGGGTACCCTCCCATGGAAGGGTGGAGGAAGCAGATGTATGTGGCAAATAGGGCGAACAGAACAGCCCATCCAGAGAGCTATCGAGATGAATGGAATGATGATCGTTTAGTTGCAGAAGCAGGTagagattttcaaaaatttttatga